TTTTACCGTCTTTAAGGGTAAAGATATTGTCAAAAACCTCATAGGAGTTAAGCTTGTGAGCGATGACGAGAATAGTTTTTGATTTTTTTAGCTTGGCAAGTACTTGAAAGAAAAGGGTTTGGTTTTCTTTATCTAGCGCTGAGGTTGGTTCGTCAAAAAGAATGACAGGGGTATCCTTTAAAATAGTTCTTGCGATTGCAATACGCTGCTTTTGTCCGCCGCTTAAATTGGCTCCGTTTTCACAAAGTTGGGTGTTATAGCCTTCAGAAAAGCCTAAAATCTCATCATGAATGTTTGCGCTATTACAAGCTTTAACAACTTCATCACGGCTGGCCGAAGGTTTAACAATTCTTATATTTTCTTCAACTGTTGCATTAAAGATAAACGGTTCCTGATTTATGATGCAGAGGGCTGAGCGGAAGCTTTGTTCGTCAAATGAGTTTATATCAAGGCCATTAAAAAAGATTTTTCCATCCTTGGTATCTAAAAGTTTTGAGAGCAAACCAAAAAGTGTGCTTTTGCCACTTCCGCTTGAACCTACAAATACCGAGCAGGAATTGGGAGCAATTTTAAACGAGATATTATTCAGAACCAATTGGTCGCCATAACCGAATGAAAGGTTTTTAACTGTTATGCCCGCAGGAAGAAGGGATATGGCTTCAGAACCAAATTGTTCGGCGTCTTTAGTGTTTATTACCTCTAAAATTCTTCCGGCTTGATAGTCGCCCTGCACATAATATGATTTAATTTTTGAAAAGAAACCTACAGTGTCATACATGAGGCTTTTGTAGTTTAGAATAATAAGCAAAACAACAACGGTGATTTGTCCGGTAGGGAACAGCCAAAAAGCGCAGAGAAGAACAAGGCAGGCGTCAATAGTCCACTGCAAAAAGGTCTTGACGCGGCTTAAGAACTCAAAGGTGTGAACACGGGCAACATTTTGCTTAGCCAAACGAGAGTGGATTGTATTATTGACACTAATTACTTCACTTTTTAGACCCAGGCCTTTTACATCTTTGATTCCGCGAATAAGTTCGTTAAATTTGGAATTTGACTGTTCGGTGGTTTTTTTGACGCCTTGCAGGTGCTTAAGGTCCTTTTTGACTTTTATGGCATCAACGACAAAGAGCAGAGAAGCACCAACAGTGAAAAACAGGCCACACTGCCAATTGAGAAAATAGATAAGCAACAGAAAGCTGCAATTTGTGAGAACATCCACCATGGTGCTGGCAACATTGGTTAGAAACGAGCTCACCTCGTTGGTGTCGTCGTTCAGGCGCTCAATATAGTATCCGCTCGGATTTTCTTTTATGGTTTGAAACTTTGTGCCTAGTGTTTTGGATATGAGATTTCGGCGTATATCGTTGGCTACATAGTTTGATAGCACCGCTCCAAAGCGGCTCCACAAAAACCAGCAAATGTGGTGAATAAGCACAGCGGCCATAATCAAAATGGTAAACTTAACCATTTGGTTTATATTTTGATTTGTTATGCCGACCAGCTGCTCACTCATAAAATAAGCTATCACCATGCCGAGCGAGCTTGCAATCACGGCAACAATAAGCAGTGAGATGGTAAGAGGCATATATTTTTTGAAATACGGCTTCATTTGCCGTAAATTTTTGTAACGTTTAAAAAACATAAAAATTCTCCTTTGATTTGTATTTTGCCTTTTAAAAAATGGCAACAAAAAACACGGAAGAAGCCCTCCGTGTTTAAATACAAAAACAAAAGGAGAACATTCTTCTATTCAGCGGCAGTTGCCTTTATCTTGTTTGCTAAAATATTTGGACACATAGTAATACACTCCTTTAATGATAACAGTATAATATAAAGTTCTGACAAAGTCAAGAGGGGGAAAAGGCTTTTAAGTACCATGCAATTGAGAAGGTGCAAAGGTGTTTGTCGGGGCGGGGGTGTCGTTTTGAACAAGTTCAGTTATATATTCATTACGGGAGATATTAAAGTCTTCTATTTGGGTTTTTAACGGAAGTGAGTTGTATGTGGATGTAAAGTATTCTCTGTAGCTTGGAGCAGGGTGGCCCATCATTTGTTCAACAATTTCAGGGGTAGGAGATAACGGGTTGCTTGAAATAATCTGTCCAAAACGGATACCTTCAAAAAGCAGTCCTTTTATGTCTTGTGGCACATCTTGCATGGCATCAAGGATGGTTCTGATATTTGCAGAGATATTATTTGGTGCGGGTGCAGTTTCTTTGTTGTTTTTTTGTGTTGTGTCGCTGATTGTGTATAAACTTTTATATAAATTGTTATATGCATAGGGGGCATCCGATTCGTTAATAAAACCGCTAAGTCTTTTTGCGGCATCTTTTATTTCAAGGGTTTTTATGATTACAGGTAATATGTATGTATGATTGTTGTCATAGGCTTCTATTTTAATTTTGTATATCACAGTCTTTCTCCTTACAGATTTTTATATCCGTATTATATCACATATCACAAGCATTGTAAATGGGGGACTCAAATCTGCGCTTTCAGGTTGCAAACGTGGAAACACTTGCATATATGATAATATGTATAACCGAACGAAAGCCATAGAATATGCTCTTAAATGGGCAGATGGCCGTAACAGCATATATTCTGATTTCACCAAAATGGGCGGAGACTGCACCAATTTTGTGAGTCAGGCACTTCATGCCGGAGGTATTGAGATGGATTTTACTCCTCTGGGTTGGTATTATGTAAACCTGAACTCAAGGGCTCCGGCATGGTCGGGAGTAAATGAGTTTTATAATTTTGCCACAGAAAACACTTCGCTTAGGGGTGTAAGGGCAAAAGAGGTTGATATAAACCAAATTGAAGAGGGTGACGTTGTGCAGCTGGGTGACGGCACAAGGTTTTATCATTCACTGTTTGTGACTAATATTGCTGATAATACCTTTGACGGCATCTTTATAACCGCCCATGATTTTGACAGTAAAAACAGGCGACTTAGCACCTATGTTTTTGAAACTGCCAGATTTTTGCATATTCTCAATTGATTATTTCTGCTTTTTATGTGCTCAAAAATTAAATTGCTTTCATTGTCGCCTTATTATAAAACTCAATAAAAAAACCAACACTTAAGTTTATGTGTCGGCTTTTAATTGAGTTTAATATAAAAATTTTTTGATGAAGAGCAAGCGGCGGAGATTTTTTAGTCGGCGGTTTCGTCGAGGTAGGTTGCCTGAATGTCGGCTATGTGAAAGAGTGCGGCAATTGGAAATTTATAAAACGCTGTGCTCATGGCGTAACTGCCGCCTACAACTCTGGTGTCAAAGCCTCCCATGTGCCAATTTATGGCCATGGCTTCTTCACGTGAGAGTTTAATAAAGGCAGAGGCGATATACACCGATTTTTCGCCATGCCCATAAGGAAGGCCGTCGTCAACGGTA
The Christensenellaceae bacterium DNA segment above includes these coding regions:
- a CDS encoding amidase domain-containing protein, whose protein sequence is MYNRTKAIEYALKWADGRNSIYSDFTKMGGDCTNFVSQALHAGGIEMDFTPLGWYYVNLNSRAPAWSGVNEFYNFATENTSLRGVRAKEVDINQIEEGDVVQLGDGTRFYHSLFVTNIADNTFDGIFITAHDFDSKNRRLSTYVFETARFLHILN
- a CDS encoding ABC transporter ATP-binding protein/permease, whose product is MFFKRYKNLRQMKPYFKKYMPLTISLLIVAVIASSLGMVIAYFMSEQLVGITNQNINQMVKFTILIMAAVLIHHICWFLWSRFGAVLSNYVANDIRRNLISKTLGTKFQTIKENPSGYYIERLNDDTNEVSSFLTNVASTMVDVLTNCSFLLLIYFLNWQCGLFFTVGASLLFVVDAIKVKKDLKHLQGVKKTTEQSNSKFNELIRGIKDVKGLGLKSEVISVNNTIHSRLAKQNVARVHTFEFLSRVKTFLQWTIDACLVLLCAFWLFPTGQITVVVLLIILNYKSLMYDTVGFFSKIKSYYVQGDYQAGRILEVINTKDAEQFGSEAISLLPAGITVKNLSFGYGDQLVLNNISFKIAPNSCSVFVGSSGSGKSTLFGLLSKLLDTKDGKIFFNGLDINSFDEQSFRSALCIINQEPFIFNATVEENIRIVKPSASRDEVVKACNSANIHDEILGFSEGYNTQLCENGANLSGGQKQRIAIARTILKDTPVILFDEPTSALDKENQTLFFQVLAKLKKSKTILVIAHKLNSYEVFDNIFTLKDGKIK